In the genome of Deltaproteobacteria bacterium, one region contains:
- a CDS encoding Spx/MgsR family RNA polymerase-binding regulatory protein, whose amino-acid sequence MRKVGKIDRHLPSCKFHEVYSLTIKLYSYQKCSTCRQATKFLEARGLDHQTVDITLTPPSRSELDGMLKAVGGALRKLLNTSGQVYREMQLSTKLPHLSTDEVMNLLATNGKLIKRPFLLVNGKAVAVGFDQAKWSSLLAAKD is encoded by the coding sequence AAATTCCATGAGGTGTACTCTTTGACTATCAAGCTTTACAGCTACCAAAAATGCTCAACCTGTCGCCAAGCTACTAAATTTCTGGAAGCACGGGGCCTCGACCATCAAACAGTCGATATCACCCTTACGCCACCAAGTCGCAGCGAACTAGATGGCATGCTTAAGGCCGTTGGCGGCGCATTGCGCAAGTTGCTAAACACTTCAGGTCAGGTTTATCGCGAGATGCAACTCAGCACCAAATTGCCGCACCTATCCACCGATGAAGTGATGAATCTACTGGCAACTAACGGCAAATTGATCAAGAGGCCTTTTTTACTCGTAAACGGTAAGGCTGTTGCCGTGGGCTTTGATCAGGCAAAATGGAGCTCACTCCTGGCGGCAAAAGACTAG